The proteins below come from a single Leifsonia sp. 1010 genomic window:
- a CDS encoding ABC transporter substrate-binding protein: protein MFSRRTVTRVAATLGGVALIGAALAGCSSSGGSGNTTISLLAAGNDPASTSFAKDLSKAFHKANPSITVKVETRPGGTDGDNLVKTRLSTGDMNDVFLYNSGSLFQALRPDSQLQPLTDESWAKDLTEDFKNSVSTDKGLYGAPTGTTFNGGIMYNKKVYEKLGLTVPKTWSEFISNSEKIKAAGIAPIIQSYGDTWTSQLFVLGDFANVSAQDPNWAKDYTANKADAKYSKEPAFAGFEHTQEVFEKDLLNKDYASLTNVNALKMLATGEGAQYPMITTVISNVLQSNPDQINDIGYFAMPTDAGEPHATVWEPTAAYIPKSTSGDKLTAAKKLVAFINSSEGCDIQNSAGTPAGPFAISTCKIPDDAPALVKDELAYQDAKKTGLALEFLSPIKGPNLEKILIQVGSGISSAKEGAALYDQDVKAQAQQLGLKGW from the coding sequence ATGTTCTCTCGGAGAACGGTCACACGGGTCGCCGCCACGCTCGGCGGCGTCGCGCTCATCGGCGCTGCTCTGGCTGGATGCAGTTCGTCCGGCGGGTCCGGCAACACCACCATCTCCCTGCTCGCCGCGGGCAACGACCCGGCGAGCACCAGCTTCGCGAAGGACCTGTCCAAGGCGTTCCACAAGGCAAACCCGTCCATCACCGTCAAGGTCGAGACCCGCCCCGGCGGCACCGATGGCGACAACCTGGTGAAGACGCGCCTGTCGACGGGCGACATGAACGACGTCTTCCTGTACAACTCCGGTTCGCTGTTCCAGGCGCTCCGCCCGGACAGCCAGCTCCAGCCCCTCACCGACGAGTCGTGGGCGAAGGACCTGACGGAGGACTTCAAGAACTCGGTCAGCACCGACAAGGGGCTGTACGGAGCGCCGACCGGCACCACCTTCAACGGCGGCATCATGTACAACAAGAAGGTCTACGAGAAGCTCGGGCTGACCGTGCCGAAGACCTGGAGCGAGTTCATCTCGAACAGCGAGAAGATCAAGGCGGCGGGCATCGCGCCGATCATCCAGTCGTACGGCGACACCTGGACCAGCCAGCTCTTCGTGCTCGGCGACTTCGCCAACGTGAGCGCGCAGGACCCGAACTGGGCGAAGGACTACACGGCCAACAAGGCCGATGCCAAGTACTCGAAGGAGCCGGCGTTCGCCGGATTCGAGCACACCCAGGAGGTCTTCGAGAAGGACCTGCTGAACAAGGACTACGCGTCGCTCACCAACGTGAACGCGCTGAAGATGCTCGCGACCGGCGAGGGCGCGCAGTACCCGATGATCACCACGGTCATCAGCAACGTGCTGCAGAGCAACCCGGACCAGATCAACGACATCGGCTACTTCGCGATGCCGACCGACGCGGGCGAGCCGCACGCGACCGTCTGGGAGCCCACCGCGGCGTACATCCCGAAGTCGACGTCGGGCGACAAGCTGACGGCCGCGAAGAAGCTGGTGGCCTTCATCAACTCGTCCGAGGGATGCGACATCCAGAACAGTGCGGGCACTCCCGCCGGTCCCTTCGCGATCAGCACCTGCAAGATCCCGGACGACGCCCCCGCGCTGGTCAAGGACGAGCTGGCCTACCAGGACGCCAAGAAGACCGGGCTGGCGCTCGAGTTCCTCTCGCCGATCAAGGGCCCGAACCTGGAGAAGATCCTGATCCAGGTCGGTTCCGGGATCTCCTCGGCCAAGGAGGGCGCCGCTCTCTACGACCAGGACGTCAAGGCCCAGGCCCAGCAGCTGGGGCTCAAGGGCTGGTGA
- a CDS encoding sugar ABC transporter permease — MSTATPSTAAQAAEILTDVSSPGGRKPGGRKSARKAMRSHYPTWFFIPALVLYAVFFAIPSLSSFYFSLTRWSLFDAQFIGFANYVQFFQDPQLYTSFIHTLVYAVLTSGAKVIIGFFLALLLTSPVVGRGYLRAIVFFPVLLSTIGVGILWKALLDPFHGMVNGVLGFFGLPQPGWFTDPNLALYTIAGVDIWKGVGIATLIFMAGIVAIPGEYFEAARMDGASGWRILRDITIPLSRGATATVIILSLIGGLRSFDIIWATTGGGPGFTSDVLASVIYKQYQAGFYGLSTAGNVVLFLVVTIIMVPLSYFLNRKQVEL, encoded by the coding sequence ATGTCGACGGCTACCCCTTCGACCGCGGCACAGGCGGCCGAGATCCTGACGGACGTGAGCAGTCCGGGAGGGCGAAAGCCCGGCGGGCGGAAGTCCGCGCGCAAGGCCATGCGGTCGCACTACCCGACCTGGTTCTTCATCCCGGCGCTGGTGCTCTACGCGGTCTTCTTCGCCATCCCGTCGCTGTCGTCGTTCTACTTCTCGCTCACGCGATGGTCGCTGTTCGACGCACAGTTCATCGGGTTCGCGAACTACGTCCAGTTCTTCCAGGACCCGCAGCTGTACACGAGCTTCATCCACACGTTGGTGTACGCGGTCCTCACCTCGGGAGCCAAGGTCATCATCGGCTTCTTCCTGGCCCTGCTGCTGACCTCCCCGGTCGTCGGCCGCGGCTACCTCCGGGCGATCGTGTTCTTCCCGGTGCTGCTGTCGACGATCGGCGTCGGCATCCTCTGGAAGGCGCTCCTCGACCCGTTCCACGGCATGGTCAACGGCGTGCTCGGGTTCTTCGGGCTCCCGCAGCCCGGCTGGTTCACCGACCCGAACCTGGCGCTCTACACGATCGCCGGCGTCGATATCTGGAAGGGCGTCGGCATCGCAACACTCATCTTCATGGCCGGCATCGTCGCCATCCCCGGCGAGTACTTCGAGGCGGCGAGGATGGACGGGGCCAGCGGCTGGCGCATCCTGCGGGACATCACCATCCCGCTCAGTCGCGGTGCGACCGCGACGGTCATCATCCTCTCGCTGATCGGCGGCCTGCGCTCGTTCGACATCATCTGGGCGACCACCGGAGGCGGCCCGGGCTTCACCAGCGACGTGCTCGCGTCGGTGATCTACAAGCAGTACCAGGCGGGCTTCTACGGTCTCTCGACCGCCGGCAACGTGGTGCTGTTCCTGGTCGTGACGATCATCATGGTGCCGCTGTCGTACTTCCTGAACAGAAAGCAGGTGGAACTGTGA
- the rhaI gene encoding L-rhamnose isomerase gives MTLPVEIRDQLALQAIELPSWAFGNSGTRFRVFGTPGTARDPFEKISDAAQVHKHTGLAPTVALHIPWDRVDSYADLRKHAEDNGVELGTVNSNTFQDDDYKFGSVTHADDRIRQKAIDHHFECIDVMNETGSRDLKIWLADGTNYPGQDSMRARQDRLADSLQKIYERIGEGQRLVLEYKFFEPAFYHTDVPDWGTSYVQTAALGDRAVVCLDTGHHAPGTNIEFIVMQLLRLGKLGSFDFNSRFYADDDLIVGAADPFQLFRIIFEVIQGGGYANPEVAFMLDQCHNLEAKIPGQIRSVLNVQEATAKALLVDAEALAAAQAANDVLAANTVFMDAFNTDVRADLAAWRESRGLPADPMAAYKASGYQQKIEADRVGGTQAGWGA, from the coding sequence ATGACCCTCCCCGTCGAGATCCGGGATCAGCTGGCGTTGCAGGCGATCGAGCTGCCGAGCTGGGCGTTCGGCAACTCGGGCACGCGGTTCCGCGTGTTCGGGACGCCGGGCACGGCCCGCGATCCGTTCGAGAAGATCTCGGACGCCGCGCAGGTGCACAAGCACACCGGGCTCGCGCCGACGGTCGCGTTGCACATCCCGTGGGACCGGGTGGACTCGTACGCCGACCTGCGCAAGCACGCGGAGGACAACGGGGTCGAGCTGGGGACGGTGAACTCGAACACGTTCCAGGACGACGATTACAAGTTCGGGTCGGTCACCCACGCCGACGACCGCATCCGGCAGAAGGCGATCGATCACCACTTCGAGTGCATCGACGTGATGAACGAGACCGGGTCGCGGGATCTGAAGATCTGGCTGGCGGATGGGACGAACTACCCGGGCCAGGATTCGATGCGGGCCCGGCAGGACCGGCTGGCGGACTCGTTGCAGAAGATCTACGAGCGGATCGGCGAGGGCCAGCGGCTGGTGCTGGAGTACAAGTTCTTCGAGCCGGCGTTCTATCACACGGACGTTCCGGACTGGGGGACCAGCTACGTCCAGACCGCGGCGCTCGGCGACCGGGCGGTGGTGTGCCTCGATACCGGGCATCACGCCCCGGGGACGAACATCGAGTTCATCGTCATGCAGCTGCTGCGGTTGGGGAAGCTGGGCTCGTTCGACTTCAACAGCCGGTTCTACGCCGACGACGACCTGATCGTGGGCGCGGCGGACCCGTTCCAGCTGTTCCGGATCATCTTCGAGGTGATCCAGGGCGGCGGGTACGCGAACCCCGAGGTCGCGTTCATGCTCGACCAGTGCCACAACCTGGAGGCGAAGATCCCGGGCCAGATCCGGTCGGTGCTGAACGTGCAGGAGGCCACCGCGAAGGCGCTGCTGGTGGATGCGGAGGCGCTGGCCGCCGCGCAGGCCGCGAACGACGTCCTGGCTGCGAACACGGTGTTCATGGATGCGTTCAACACGGATGTGCGCGCTGACCTGGCTGCGTGGCGGGAGTCGCGCGGGCTGCCGGCGGACCCGATGGCCGCGTACAAGGCCTCCGGGTACCAGCAGAAGATCGAAGCCGACCGCGTCGGCGGCACCCAGGCGGGATGGGGAGCGTGA
- a CDS encoding LacI family DNA-binding transcriptional regulator, which produces MASASVKDVAALAQVSVGTVSNVLNRPEIVAPETVERVMSAMQKLSYVRNEAARQLRLGHSQALGLVTLSGGNPFFTDLATAAEDAAADAGYSVIVGNSNESTTRESGYLNLFEELRVRGVLLSPVGDPARRLRQLRDRGIAAVLVDRVSSDDSFSSVSVDDVAGGALAAAHLIHSGRTRLAFVGGPLQIRQVSDRLAGARQEVEKHPGVSLEVIPVEALTVLEGRRAGEELVQRSAARRPDAVFAANDLVAVGLLQGLYINGRIRIPEDISLVGYDDIMFASASVVPLTSIRQPSALIGRTGVEILIEEAQDPEREPRHVLYQPELVVRGSSSADAAE; this is translated from the coding sequence ATGGCTTCCGCAAGCGTGAAAGACGTCGCCGCACTGGCGCAGGTCTCCGTCGGCACCGTCTCGAACGTGCTCAACCGGCCGGAGATCGTCGCGCCCGAAACCGTCGAACGCGTGATGTCGGCCATGCAGAAGCTGTCCTACGTTCGCAACGAGGCGGCACGCCAACTGCGGCTGGGCCACAGCCAGGCGCTCGGGCTCGTCACCCTGAGCGGCGGCAACCCGTTCTTCACCGACCTCGCCACCGCGGCGGAAGACGCCGCCGCCGATGCCGGCTACAGCGTCATCGTCGGGAACAGCAACGAGAGCACGACCCGCGAGTCGGGGTACCTGAACCTGTTCGAGGAGCTGCGCGTGCGCGGCGTGCTGCTCTCCCCCGTCGGCGATCCCGCCCGCCGGCTGCGTCAGCTGCGCGATCGCGGCATCGCGGCGGTCCTGGTCGACCGCGTGAGCAGCGACGACTCGTTCAGTTCCGTCTCGGTCGACGACGTGGCCGGAGGCGCCCTCGCGGCGGCCCACCTCATCCACTCGGGGCGGACCAGGCTCGCTTTCGTCGGCGGCCCGTTGCAGATCCGCCAGGTGAGCGACCGCCTCGCCGGCGCCCGACAGGAGGTGGAGAAGCATCCCGGCGTCTCCCTCGAGGTCATTCCCGTCGAGGCCCTCACCGTGCTGGAGGGACGACGCGCTGGGGAAGAGCTGGTCCAGCGGAGCGCAGCTCGCCGCCCGGACGCCGTCTTCGCCGCCAACGACCTCGTCGCCGTCGGCCTCCTGCAGGGGCTCTACATCAACGGCCGCATCCGCATCCCGGAGGACATCTCGCTCGTCGGCTACGACGACATCATGTTCGCGAGCGCGTCCGTCGTGCCCCTCACGTCCATCCGGCAGCCGAGCGCCCTGATCGGTCGCACCGGCGTCGAGATCCTCATCGAGGAGGCGCAGGATCCGGAGCGCGAGCCCCGCCACGTGCTCTACCAGCCGGAGCTCGTGGTGCGCGGAAGCAGCTCGGCGGACGCGGCCGAGTAG
- a CDS encoding AarF/UbiB family protein → MTSDQAPAAPSKAPAGTPATRARYRRILRFAGWNLAVTWWYELFLPRIGLAGVAARSRSRRMRRFAQRFHGLAVELGGLMIKVGQFMSSRLDVLPPEITSELEGLQDEVPAVPFPAIRALAEAELGVPLESAFAFIDETPVAAASLGQAHRGRLTAEVAAEAGPDAVVLKVQRPGIDTIVDVDLAALRRVGRWLSHVRLVSDRVDAPGLVEEFARTSLQEIDYLHEAGNSERFAEEFAGDDRVAVPAVVWERTTRRVLTLQDVTAIKITDADALRAAGIDPAEVAPVFAEVMFDQLFTNGFFHADPHPGNIFVTPRPAVAGERPWLLTFVDFGMMGEVPAGTRSGLRKLLIAAASRDGKGLVDAIRDVGVLLPTADTAELERAMTHLFARFGGMGFAELREVDPREFREFAVEFGDVVRSLPFQLPENFLLIIRAMSLTSGVCSALDPAFNLWDSVEPYAAQLLRDERGNLVQDLGQQALEIAGIAWRLPKRLDALVTRVEDGTVAVTSPRLEQRVGRLERAARRLVAAVVFGGAIIAGAIVHASDAVLGSVLMIASVVPLAFTVFTGRRGS, encoded by the coding sequence GTGACGTCGGACCAGGCGCCCGCCGCGCCGTCGAAGGCGCCGGCGGGGACGCCGGCCACGCGCGCGCGCTACCGCCGCATCCTCCGGTTCGCCGGCTGGAATCTCGCCGTGACCTGGTGGTATGAGCTGTTCCTGCCGCGCATCGGGCTCGCCGGCGTCGCCGCGCGCAGCCGGTCGCGGCGGATGCGGCGGTTCGCGCAGCGGTTCCACGGGCTCGCCGTCGAGCTGGGCGGCCTGATGATCAAGGTCGGGCAGTTCATGTCGTCCCGGCTGGATGTGCTGCCGCCCGAGATCACCAGCGAGCTGGAGGGGCTGCAGGATGAGGTGCCGGCCGTCCCGTTCCCAGCGATCCGGGCGCTGGCGGAGGCCGAGCTCGGCGTGCCGCTGGAGAGCGCGTTCGCGTTCATCGACGAGACGCCGGTTGCGGCCGCATCCCTCGGGCAGGCCCACCGCGGGCGCCTCACCGCCGAGGTGGCGGCGGAAGCCGGGCCGGACGCCGTGGTGCTCAAGGTGCAGCGTCCCGGCATCGACACCATCGTGGATGTGGACCTCGCCGCCCTGCGCAGGGTCGGGCGCTGGCTCAGCCACGTCCGGCTGGTCTCCGACCGCGTCGACGCACCGGGACTGGTGGAGGAGTTCGCGCGCACCAGCCTGCAGGAGATCGACTACCTGCACGAGGCGGGCAACTCCGAGCGGTTCGCCGAAGAGTTCGCGGGCGACGACCGCGTCGCCGTGCCCGCGGTGGTCTGGGAGCGGACCACCCGCCGTGTCCTCACCCTTCAGGACGTCACGGCGATCAAGATCACCGACGCCGACGCGCTGCGCGCCGCGGGCATCGACCCCGCCGAGGTCGCGCCGGTGTTCGCCGAGGTGATGTTCGACCAGCTCTTCACCAACGGGTTCTTCCACGCCGACCCGCACCCGGGCAACATCTTCGTGACGCCCCGGCCCGCTGTGGCGGGGGAGCGCCCCTGGCTGCTCACGTTCGTGGACTTCGGGATGATGGGCGAGGTTCCGGCGGGAACGCGGAGCGGGCTCCGCAAGCTGCTCATCGCCGCCGCCTCGCGCGACGGGAAGGGCCTCGTGGATGCGATCCGCGACGTGGGCGTGCTCCTCCCGACCGCCGACACGGCAGAGCTCGAGCGTGCGATGACCCACCTGTTCGCCCGGTTCGGGGGGATGGGGTTCGCCGAACTGCGCGAGGTCGATCCCCGCGAGTTCCGGGAGTTCGCGGTCGAGTTCGGCGACGTCGTCCGCTCGTTGCCCTTCCAGCTGCCCGAGAACTTCCTGCTCATCATCCGGGCGATGTCGCTGACCTCGGGCGTGTGCAGCGCGCTCGATCCCGCGTTCAACCTGTGGGACTCGGTCGAACCCTACGCGGCCCAGCTGCTGCGCGATGAGCGCGGCAACCTGGTGCAGGATCTCGGCCAGCAGGCGCTCGAGATCGCCGGTATCGCCTGGCGGCTGCCGAAACGATTGGATGCGCTGGTCACCCGGGTCGAGGACGGCACGGTGGCGGTCACCTCGCCGCGCCTCGAGCAGCGGGTCGGCCGGCTGGAACGTGCGGCGCGGCGGCTCGTCGCGGCGGTCGTCTTCGGCGGCGCGATCATCGCCGGAGCGATCGTGCACGCGTCGGACGCGGTGCTCGGTTCGGTGCTGATGATCGCGTCGGTCGTGCCTCTCGCGTTCACCGTCTTCACAGGTCGGCGGGGGAGCTGA
- a CDS encoding carbohydrate ABC transporter permease: MKRQRIRSWTIGVIAIAVSVIVFLVPLAFVLLQAAKTPDDASSLAFTWPKEWSFFPNLIAVLESGDGLIWRAFFNSAVLTVFSVTLMVIIAAMAGYVLARKRSKWGPVVNFFVLAGLIVPPAVVPTIWVLQGLGLFKTMPGMILIETTFGLSFSILMFRAFFGTVPREVDEAAVLDGAGRVRMFFQVILPLLRPVIVTVIVVQSVFVFNDFQNPLYFLPGADNATVQTTLYSFAGQNLSFYNLLFMDFLLITIPPLVAYIFFNRQIIAGMTSGAVKG, encoded by the coding sequence GTGAAGCGGCAGCGCATCCGTTCCTGGACGATCGGCGTCATCGCGATCGCGGTCTCCGTCATCGTCTTCCTCGTCCCGCTCGCCTTCGTGCTGCTGCAGGCGGCGAAGACGCCGGACGACGCCTCCAGCCTCGCCTTCACCTGGCCGAAGGAGTGGAGCTTCTTCCCGAACCTCATCGCCGTGCTGGAGAGCGGAGACGGGCTCATCTGGCGCGCGTTCTTCAACTCGGCCGTCCTGACCGTCTTCTCGGTCACGCTCATGGTGATCATCGCGGCCATGGCCGGCTACGTGCTCGCCCGCAAGCGCAGCAAGTGGGGCCCGGTCGTCAACTTCTTCGTGCTCGCCGGGCTGATCGTGCCGCCGGCGGTGGTCCCCACGATCTGGGTGCTGCAGGGGCTCGGGCTGTTCAAGACGATGCCGGGCATGATCCTCATCGAGACCACCTTCGGGCTGTCGTTCTCGATCCTCATGTTCCGCGCGTTCTTCGGGACCGTCCCCCGTGAGGTCGACGAGGCCGCGGTGCTCGACGGCGCCGGACGGGTCCGGATGTTCTTCCAGGTCATCCTCCCGCTGCTGCGGCCGGTCATCGTGACCGTCATCGTCGTGCAGTCGGTGTTCGTCTTCAACGACTTCCAGAACCCGCTGTACTTCCTCCCCGGCGCCGACAACGCGACGGTGCAGACGACGCTGTACAGCTTCGCCGGGCAGAACCTGAGCTTCTACAACCTGCTCTTCATGGACTTCCTGCTCATCACCATCCCGCCCCTGGTCGCCTACATCTTCTTCAACCGGCAGATCATCGCCGGCATGACGAGCGGCGCGGTCAAAGGGTGA
- a CDS encoding family 78 glycoside hydrolase catalytic domain has product MSTATANDTTQNRRDTAMNWHARMIAAGETFDGAPLLRREFALETGHGAVTRATLHLTAHGIVEAWINGRPVSGDLLTPGWSAYEWRLRYADYDVTELLEDTSVLGLALGKGWFGGRLGWAGGGSYYGDSLGAFAQLEVEFADGTTQLVVTDQEWTSGPSAVLANDLYDGETIDARLRDDAWKRPGFSGDGWTGVRELDFDTTSLTPYIGPRVTRWAALPVQEITTSPSGKTLVDFGQNLVGWIKLRVQGEAGTEIVVRHAEVLEHGELGTRPLRSAKATDRYILSGGVDEFEPTFTFHGFRYAEIEGWPGELNAEDLTAIAIGSELTRIGEFRTSDPLLNQFHENVVWGMRGNFVDVPTDCPQRDERLGWTGDIAAFAPTAAFLYDVDGFLSDWLVDLDLEQQHHDGIVGFVIPDILKKIDQPTDFGPVDSTAIWSDAAVWVPWTLYQAYGDDAVLRRQFGSMAAHVRRVESLLSPAGVWDTSFQFGDWLDPDAPPEDPAKAKADTGVVATACAYRSATIVAETAKLLGRAEEQAEFEALAARLRQAFNAEYVRDGVVKSDCTTVYALAIVFGLLSVADEEFAGNRLSELVAEAGYRISTGFAGTPFITDALTQTGHLDDAYRLLLERECPSWLYPVTMGATTVWERWDSMLPDGTINPGEMTSFNHYALGAVADWMHRVVGGLSALEPGYSRVLVAPQPGGGLTEAETSLATPHGTVSVRWSLDGDDLTVEAELPDGVEGVLRLPGRDDQTIGAGRTSGTTALPAVADVAR; this is encoded by the coding sequence ATGAGCACCGCCACCGCGAACGACACGACACAGAACCGGAGAGACACCGCAATGAACTGGCACGCCCGCATGATCGCCGCTGGAGAGACCTTCGACGGAGCACCGCTGCTCCGGCGTGAGTTCGCACTCGAGACGGGACACGGGGCGGTGACGCGTGCGACGCTGCACCTCACCGCGCACGGCATCGTCGAGGCCTGGATCAACGGCCGCCCGGTGTCCGGCGACCTGCTGACGCCCGGCTGGAGCGCTTACGAGTGGCGCCTCCGGTATGCGGACTACGACGTGACCGAGCTGCTCGAGGACACGTCGGTGCTCGGCCTCGCCCTCGGCAAGGGCTGGTTCGGCGGCCGCCTCGGCTGGGCCGGCGGCGGCTCGTACTACGGCGACAGCCTGGGTGCGTTCGCGCAGCTGGAGGTCGAGTTCGCCGACGGCACGACCCAGCTCGTCGTGACCGACCAGGAGTGGACCTCCGGCCCGAGCGCCGTGCTCGCCAACGACCTGTACGACGGCGAGACGATCGACGCCCGCCTGCGCGACGACGCCTGGAAGCGTCCCGGCTTCTCCGGGGATGGATGGACCGGCGTGCGCGAGCTCGACTTCGACACGACGTCGCTGACGCCGTACATCGGCCCGCGGGTGACCCGCTGGGCGGCGCTGCCCGTGCAGGAGATCACGACCTCCCCGTCGGGCAAGACGCTGGTCGACTTCGGCCAGAACCTCGTCGGCTGGATCAAGCTGCGCGTGCAGGGCGAGGCTGGAACGGAGATCGTCGTCCGGCACGCCGAGGTGCTCGAGCACGGCGAGCTGGGCACCCGTCCACTGCGCAGCGCGAAGGCCACCGACCGCTACATCCTGAGCGGAGGCGTCGACGAGTTCGAGCCGACGTTCACCTTCCACGGCTTCCGCTACGCCGAGATCGAGGGATGGCCGGGCGAGCTGAATGCGGAGGACCTGACCGCGATCGCGATCGGCTCCGAGCTGACCCGGATCGGCGAGTTCCGCACGTCCGATCCGCTGCTCAACCAGTTCCACGAGAACGTGGTGTGGGGGATGCGCGGCAACTTCGTCGACGTGCCCACCGACTGCCCGCAGCGCGACGAGCGCCTGGGCTGGACCGGTGACATCGCCGCGTTCGCGCCGACGGCCGCCTTCCTCTACGACGTCGACGGGTTCCTCTCCGACTGGCTGGTCGACCTCGACCTCGAGCAGCAGCACCACGACGGGATCGTCGGCTTCGTCATCCCGGACATCCTGAAGAAGATCGACCAGCCGACCGATTTCGGCCCCGTCGACTCGACGGCGATCTGGAGCGACGCGGCGGTCTGGGTGCCGTGGACGCTGTACCAGGCGTACGGCGACGACGCGGTCCTGCGACGGCAGTTCGGCTCGATGGCCGCCCACGTCCGTCGGGTGGAGTCGCTGCTCTCGCCCGCCGGGGTCTGGGACACCAGCTTCCAGTTCGGCGACTGGCTCGACCCCGACGCCCCGCCGGAGGACCCGGCGAAGGCGAAGGCCGACACGGGTGTGGTCGCCACGGCGTGCGCCTACCGCTCGGCGACGATCGTCGCCGAGACCGCGAAACTGCTCGGCCGCGCCGAGGAGCAGGCGGAGTTCGAGGCGCTGGCCGCGCGCCTCCGCCAGGCGTTCAACGCGGAGTACGTCCGCGACGGCGTCGTGAAGAGCGACTGCACGACCGTCTACGCCCTCGCCATCGTCTTCGGCTTGCTGAGCGTCGCGGACGAGGAGTTCGCCGGCAACCGGCTCTCCGAGCTCGTCGCCGAGGCCGGCTACCGCATCTCGACCGGATTCGCGGGCACGCCGTTCATCACCGACGCCCTCACCCAGACCGGCCACCTGGATGACGCCTACCGGCTGCTGCTCGAGCGCGAGTGCCCGTCATGGCTGTACCCGGTGACGATGGGCGCCACCACCGTCTGGGAGCGCTGGGACTCGATGCTGCCCGACGGAACGATCAACCCGGGCGAGATGACGAGCTTCAACCACTACGCCCTCGGCGCCGTAGCCGACTGGATGCACCGCGTCGTCGGCGGCCTGTCGGCGCTGGAGCCCGGCTACTCCCGCGTACTCGTGGCGCCGCAGCCCGGCGGCGGCCTGACCGAGGCCGAGACCTCGCTGGCCACCCCGCACGGCACCGTCAGCGTGCGGTGGTCGCTCGACGGCGACGACCTCACCGTCGAGGCCGAGCTTCCCGACGGCGTGGAGGGTGTGCTCCGGCTCCCCGGACGCGACGACCAGACCATCGGCGCCGGGCGCACGAGCGGGACGACCGCGCTGCCGGCCGTCGCCGACGTGGCCCGCTGA
- the trxA gene encoding thioredoxin, with amino-acid sequence MATTEITSTNHDQTVADGIVLLDFWADWCGPCHMFAPIFEKASEQHSDITFGKIDTEAQQALAASYGIQSIPTLVAYRDGIPLFSQAGALPGDAVENLIEQIRALDMTEVRKQYDELKAAQQQS; translated from the coding sequence ATGGCAACCACAGAGATCACGTCGACCAACCACGACCAGACCGTCGCCGACGGCATCGTGCTTCTCGACTTCTGGGCCGACTGGTGCGGCCCGTGTCACATGTTCGCTCCGATCTTCGAGAAGGCGTCCGAGCAGCACTCCGACATCACGTTCGGCAAGATCGACACCGAGGCCCAGCAGGCCCTCGCCGCCTCGTACGGCATCCAGTCGATTCCGACCCTCGTCGCATACCGCGACGGCATTCCGCTGTTCTCGCAGGCCGGCGCCCTCCCGGGCGACGCGGTCGAGAACCTCATCGAGCAGATCCGCGCCCTCGACATGACCGAGGTCCGGAAGCAGTACGACGAGCTGAAGGCGGCGCAGCAGCAGAGCTGA